Within the Prochlorococcus sp. MIT 1300 genome, the region AGAGCAGGCTTGAAAGACCGCATGAAATAAAGGCCCGCCCCACAAACCATGAGAGCGATGCCATAAATACTGGCCCAATTAAGACTGGCATTAATCAAAGTTGCGCCCCCTGAATGGGTCCTGAAATGAGATCGATAAACAACCTCTTAGGGTTCAGTCTAAGGAGTGCGCCAAAAGACTTAGCGAGATCTTGTTAGTTGATCTTTGTTGCTGACCCAAATCAAGAAACTGGCTGCTGGGACAATTATGAGGAGGGCGGCCGCAATAAAGCTTCCAACCATCGACTCAGCGGAGAGTCTTGAAGCCTCCAAAGAAACCCCAGAACCTAGGAGAAGACTTAAAAAAGAAAGTGACATAGCAACTGCTCACTTGAGCAAGAGACAACTGATCTTAATGATCTAAAGCATATTTATACGATAGAGGTCTTGAATGCTTTGAGCTTTGTGACGCCAATGACCCTAGAAGCCCTCAAAATTGGTCATTTCCTAATTGGCTTAGTACTAGCAGCTTGGACCATTGCTTTCCTGCTCAGGATAGTGCTCACCTGGTATCCAGAAGTAAACCTGAAACAAGGAATTTGGATCTTGGCTGTTATTCCAACAGAATCTTTCTTAGCCACAACAAGGAAGTTCATAACCCCAATAGGAGGTGTCGATGTCACTCCTGTCATTTGGGTTGGCTTAGTAAGCCTCGTAAGAGAATTGTTAGTTGGCCAACAAGGCGTCCTTTCTCAAGTGCTATTGAAGCTCCAAGCAGCTGGTTAACAGCTCTTGTAAAGCCTTTAAATCAATCAACCCAGCATCTCTTGCTCAACAAATTTTGTGTGGACATCACCTCGCAAAAACTCATCACGATTTAGAAGATTGAGATGAAAATCAATTGTGGTAGGAATTCCAGTCACTGCGCACTCATTAAGTGCTCGCTTCATTCGTTTAAGGGCTGAATTTCGATCATGTCCCCAAACAATCAATTTTCCTATCAAAGAATCATAAAAAGGTGGGATGTCGTATCCGGTATACACATGACTATCAACTCTTACTCCAGGTCCTCCTGGAGGTAACCAACCTGTTATGCGCCCTGGAGAAGGACGAAAATTATGAGTTGCATCTTCGGCATTAATGCGACATTCAATTGCATGGCCTCTCAACTCAATCTGATCTTGCTGACAGCTAATTGGATCTCCACCAGCAATACGTAATTGCTCTGCAATGAGGTCAATACCTGTGACCATTTCAGTAACTGGATGCTCTACTTGTATTCGAGTATTCATTTCCATGAAATAAAAGTTGCCTTCACGATCAAGTAAAAACTCAACTGTTCCTGCGCCCTCATATGCAATGCTTCTTGCAGCTGATACAGCAGCTTCACCCATTCGAAGCCTCAAAGAGGGATCTAAAGCAGGACTAGGAGATTCTTCAAGCAACTTCTGATGTCG harbors:
- a CDS encoding YggT family protein, with protein sequence MTLEALKIGHFLIGLVLAAWTIAFLLRIVLTWYPEVNLKQGIWILAVIPTESFLATTRKFITPIGGVDVTPVIWVGLVSLVRELLVGQQGVLSQVLLKLQAAG
- the psbX gene encoding photosystem II reaction center protein PsbX, giving the protein MSLSFLSLLLGSGVSLEASRLSAESMVGSFIAAALLIIVPAASFLIWVSNKDQLTRSR